The DNA window CAGCAGAACTTGCGGAGAGACGCCCCGATCCGACCACATCGAGGGTCATCTCCGCTGGTCTGGACCAGTGCCTCGGAAGGGTCGGGAGAGGCGCCCCCCGCGCCGCCGGTCACCACGGAAGGGTCGAGATGTCGAGGAGAGCAGTCATCGCCGCCGCGGTCCTCGCCACCGGCTCCTGGACGGCCGGAGCCCGGAATCCGCCCAACCTGCAGCTGAACACAGGTTTCTGAGCATCACTGCGTGAGAAGGCCGAGCTCCTCGTCGACGTGCGGATCCGTCCGGCCGGCGGCGTCGAGCTCGGCCTTCAGCTCGCGCTGCATGGTGAGCGCGTCCTTGGTGCGGCCGAGGTTGCGCAGCGCCCACGCGACCATCCACCGGCCGACCCGGACGCGGTCCTGGTCGCCGGCCCGCTCGCGCGAGGCGAGCGCGTGCTCGAACGACGTGAGCGCCTCGCCGAAGTCTCCGGCGTCCGCGTGCACCATCCCGATGTTGGTGAGCAGCGAGGCGTCCCAGTCCCGGGCCGCCTGGTCGCGGGAGTGGACGGCCAGCTCGAGGGCCCGCTCGGTGATCGCCAGGCGGTCCGCGGGGTCGGCGACCAGTGCCTGCATGTGGACCGCGTCGACGCGGACGGCGTCGAGCCCCGCGGCGGCCGCGATCTCCTCGGCCGCGTCGAAGTGCGGCCGGGCGGCCTCCGGGTCACCGCTCGATCGCAGCAGCCGGCCCCGCTCCAGCGAGACCCGGGCGGCGACCTCGTCGTCACCCGTGGCGAGGTCGTCGAGGACCGCATGACCCTCGTCGTACCGCTCCTGGAGGCCGAGCGCCCGGGCGACCTGGGTGAGCAGGACCAGCCTGTCCGCGCCCTCAGCCATGTCCGCGGCGGCACGGAAGGCCTGCTCCGAGCGCGCCGGGTCCTCGAAGTCCCACAGGCCTCTCGGGTCCGTCATGCGCTCATCGTCCCCCAGGGGGCGGCTCAGGCGAAGTCGGCGGGAGCGAAGTCGCGGGGCTCGACGAGCACGATCCAGTTGCCGGAGTTGTCGCGGCACAGCGCCTCGACGCCGTAGGGGCGCTCCTCAGGCTTCTGGAGGAACTCGACGCCCTTGGCGCTGAGCTCCTCGTAGGTCCGCTGGCAGTCGTCGACGCTCATGCCCAGGCCGTTGAGCCCGCCGTCGGCCTGGGCGCGGTTCATCGCCTCGACCAGCTCGGGGGAGAAGGGCGGCCCGGGGACCGTGAGGTGGACGGCGAGCTCGGGCTGGCTCGGGTGGTTGACGGTGCACCAGCGGTAGCCCTCGCCGAGGGTGATGTCGTCCTTGAGCTGGAAGCCCAGCACGTCGACGTAGAAGTCCCGGGACGCGTCGATGTCCTGCACGAAGACGGAGGCGATGGCGATGTGAGTGATCATGCGGCCACGCTAGGACGCGTGGTCGTCGGTGCGCTTCTCCTGGCTTGCGCGTTCGGCCAGCCCCCACTGGAAGATGTAGCAGCCGGGGATCCGCGGGGCCCCGGCCGCGGCGTACCTGCGCTGGAACTCGCTCGGCGTCTCGCCGACCAGGTCGCGGAAGCGGCTGCTGAACGAGCCGAGGCTCGAGAAGCCGACCGCGTGGCAGACCTCGGTGACGGTGAGGTTCGTGGCCCGCAGCAGGTCCTGCGCGCGCTCGACCCGGCGCTGCGAGTGGTACGCCGCGGGCGTCAGTCCGTAGGTCGCCTTGAAGAGCCGCTGGAAGTGGAACTTGCTGAGCCCGGCGACCGCGCCGAGCGTGTCCAGGTCGAGCGGCTCCGTGTAGTGCCGGTCGACGTGGTCGCGGGCGCGGCGCAGGTGGACCAGGACGTCGCCCGGAGCCCGGCGGACGCTCACCGGCGGGCAGTGAGCCGACGGCGCAGCTCGGCCTCGCGGGCGAGCCGGGTGGCGTCGCGGTCCCTCCGGGCGACCACGACGGCGGCGAGGTAGGCCTCCGCGGGCGTGCCGGGCGGAGGCGGCGGCGCGACGTACTCACTGACGGCCGCGGCGAGCCGGTCGCCGATCGCCGTCCGCGACCCGGGGTCGATCTGGGGCAGCCGTCCGAGGAACTGGCGTACGGCGAGCGCCAGCCCGGTCGGCAGCGCGGCCATGTCGGCCCGGGACGCCCACGCGGCCAGCGGAGGCGGCATCACCGTCGGCTGGGGCAGCTGGAGACGCACCCGGTCGCGGACGACGTACGTCCCGGCGGCGTAGTCACCGAGGCGCTTGCCACGGGGGCTGACCAGGGCGGAGAAGAAGGCCGGCACCCCGAAGAAGAAGTAGATCTCGACGACGCCGACGAGGGCGCGGACGAAGGCGTGGTGGAAGGAGATGGGACCTGCGTCGTCGCGCACCGTGCGCAGCCCGAGGGCGAGCTTGCCCAGTGACTTGCCGCGGGTCAGGGTCTCCAGGGCGGTGGGGAAGACCACCAGCGAGACGATGACGGCCGCCAGCCCGGCGACCTGGATCAGGGCCTCGTCGGCCCGGAGCGCGGCGATGACCAGGCCGAGGATCAGGGCGATCAGCAGCCCGAGCGTGACGACGAGGTCGATGAGCCCGGAGGCGATCCGCGGCCCGAGGCTGGCGGGCGGCAGGTCGAGCGCCACGGCCTCGCCGGTCACGAGGTCGTCGGTGGTGAGGGTCGCAAACTCGGGGGTCGCCATCGCCGCTCATCCTAGGATCACCGCATGGACCTCGACGCGTACGTCGGCGCACACCTCGCCGAGTGGCGGCGCCTCGAGGAGCTGACCCGCCGTCGACAGCTGTCCGGACCGGAGTCCGACGAGCTCGTCGAGCGCTACCAGCAGGTCGCCACGCACCTGTCGGTCGTGCGGACCTCGGCGCCGGATGCCGGGGTCATCGCGTACCTGTCCACGCTGCTCTCCCGGGCCCGCAACCGGGCGTCGGGGACCCGCACCGGGACGTGGAGCGGCGTACGCCGCTTCTTCCTGGAGCGCTTCCCGGCAGCGCTCTACCGCCTGCGGTGGTGGTGGCTGGGGACGCTCGTCGCCAACGTGGCGGTCACCGGCGCGATGATCGCCTGGCTGCTCGGCCACCCCGCCGTCGAGCAGAGCCTGCTGTCGCCGGCGGACGTCGACCAGCTCGTCAACCACGACTTCGAGGACTACTACAGCAACTACGCCGCCAGCCACTTCGCGGCACAGGTGTGGGTCAACAACGCCTGGGTCACCGGCCTGTGCATCGCGCTCGGCGTGCTCGGGCTGCCGGTGATCTACCTGCTGTTCCAAAACATCGCCAACCTGGCGATCATCGGCTCGATCATGATCCGCCACGACCACGGC is part of the Nocardioides conyzicola genome and encodes:
- a CDS encoding tetratricopeptide repeat protein — protein: MTDPRGLWDFEDPARSEQAFRAAADMAEGADRLVLLTQVARALGLQERYDEGHAVLDDLATGDDEVAARVSLERGRLLRSSGDPEAARPHFDAAEEIAAAAGLDAVRVDAVHMQALVADPADRLAITERALELAVHSRDQAARDWDASLLTNIGMVHADAGDFGEALTSFEHALASRERAGDQDRVRVGRWMVAWALRNLGRTKDALTMQRELKAELDAAGRTDPHVDEELGLLTQ
- a CDS encoding VOC family protein; the encoded protein is MITHIAIASVFVQDIDASRDFYVDVLGFQLKDDITLGEGYRWCTVNHPSQPELAVHLTVPGPPFSPELVEAMNRAQADGGLNGLGMSVDDCQRTYEELSAKGVEFLQKPEERPYGVEALCRDNSGNWIVLVEPRDFAPADFA
- a CDS encoding AraC family transcriptional regulator gives rise to the protein MSVRRAPGDVLVHLRRARDHVDRHYTEPLDLDTLGAVAGLSKFHFQRLFKATYGLTPAAYHSQRRVERAQDLLRATNLTVTEVCHAVGFSSLGSFSSRFRDLVGETPSEFQRRYAAAGAPRIPGCYIFQWGLAERASQEKRTDDHAS
- a CDS encoding RDD family protein; translation: MATPEFATLTTDDLVTGEAVALDLPPASLGPRIASGLIDLVVTLGLLIALILGLVIAALRADEALIQVAGLAAVIVSLVVFPTALETLTRGKSLGKLALGLRTVRDDAGPISFHHAFVRALVGVVEIYFFFGVPAFFSALVSPRGKRLGDYAAGTYVVRDRVRLQLPQPTVMPPPLAAWASRADMAALPTGLALAVRQFLGRLPQIDPGSRTAIGDRLAAAVSEYVAPPPPPGTPAEAYLAAVVVARRDRDATRLAREAELRRRLTARR
- a CDS encoding stage II sporulation protein M, encoding MDLDAYVGAHLAEWRRLEELTRRRQLSGPESDELVERYQQVATHLSVVRTSAPDAGVIAYLSTLLSRARNRASGTRTGTWSGVRRFFLERFPAALYRLRWWWLGTLVANVAVTGAMIAWLLGHPAVEQSLLSPADVDQLVNHDFEDYYSNYAASHFAAQVWVNNAWVTGLCIALGVLGLPVIYLLFQNIANLAIIGSIMIRHDHGAHFFGLILPHGLLELTAVFVAGGTGLRLFWSWVEPGALTRTQSLAREGRTAGTVALGLVAVLLVSGIIEAFVTPSPLPTWARIGIGLVAESVFFAYVFVLGRNAFLRGQTGDLDAALLEDRVATQP